The proteins below are encoded in one region of Lactuca sativa cultivar Salinas chromosome 3, Lsat_Salinas_v11, whole genome shotgun sequence:
- the LOC111891307 gene encoding uncharacterized protein LOC111891307 yields MTGHEFTLELLHRNPLQCLEVLRMSRESFVRLCAHFRVNYALKDSKHVSVEEKMAMFLMMIGHNQRYVIIKRRFQHSKQTIHKFFHEVLDKMLLFAHDIIVPTSFNPNPNIPGHNRRLRRVLKGAVGALDGTLIHAVVPANKQDLYRSRGKGDCYQNVLAICDFNMMFTFVVAGWEGIAHDSRILSEALANPHAPFPLPPPDKYYLCDAAYANIRGFMAPYRNVRYWLGDFRRRRALTNKEKFNHGHAKLRNVIERAFGVLKARFPILKRMAPFSLVTQRNITLACFALHNFIRRERLRDEFFARYDEPNVSVRNNNTVVDNDEDEIPTHGTAADREYMSQLRDEIAEQLMQNME; encoded by the exons ATGACAGGacatgaatttacgttagagttacTTCACCGTAATCCTCTACAATGTCTTGAAGTGCTACGCATGTCTCGTGAATCATTTGTCCGGCTATGTGCTCATTTTAGAGTAAACTACGCGTTAAAGGATAGCAAACATGTGTCGGTTGAGGAGAAGATGGCTATGTTTTTGATGATGATCGGTCATAACCAACGTTATGTGATTATCAAGCGGAGATTTCAACACTCAAAGCAAACAATTCATAAGTTTTTTCATGAAGTGTTGGACAAAATGTTGCTTTTCGCACATGACATTATAGTACCAACATCTTTTAATCCGAATCCAAACATTCCGGGACATAATAGGAGGCTACGGCGGGTGTTAAAGGGAGCAGTTGGTGCACTTgatggcactttgatacatgcTGTTGTCCCTGCAAACAAACAGGATTTATATAGAAGTAGGGGAAAAGGCGATTGTTACCAAAACGTATTGGCAATATGTGACTTTAACATGATGTTTACGTTTGTTGTTGCCGGTTGGGAAGGGATAGCACACGATTCTAGAATTTTATCAGAAGCATTAGCAAATCCACATGCACCATTCCCGCTTCCACCTCCAG ataaatattatctttgtgatgccgCCTATGCAAACATTCGAGGTTTTATGGCACCGTACCGTAATGTTAGGTATTGGCTTGGAGATTTCCGTCGAAGACGTGCATTAAcgaataaagaaaaatttaaccATGGACACGCAAAACTTCGGAATGTCATTGAGCGTGCTTTTGGTGTCTTGAAAGCACGATTCCCTATACTGAAGAGGATGGCACCATTCTCGTTGGTTACACAACGAAACATTACCCTAGCATGTTTTGCGCTTCATAATTTTATAAGAAGAGAGAGACTACGTGATGAGTTTTTTGCACGATATGATGAACCAAATGTCTCGGTTCGGAATAACAATACGGTCGTTGATAATGATGAAGATGAGATTCCAACACATGGTACTGCTGCGGACCGTGAATATATGAGCCAGTTACGGGATGAAATTGCCGAACAATTGATGCAAAATATGGAATGA